A single Carnobacterium inhibens subsp. inhibens DSM 13024 DNA region contains:
- a CDS encoding formate/nitrite transporter family protein, translated as MDTQNTGLIYNIEKSILKKQSLYDNSKLRYFVRAMLACLFLTLGTAVAVMIGQAGEEIAPGLGKMLYAFMFSWSLVMIIYMNAELGTSNMMYMTVAIQRKLIKPKKALSILFYCLLFNLIGGIIASLVISFTYKFHALPSDHYLFTAVAGKLAKTPLQIFSEGIFANIIVNTAVFCTIRMKDDAGKIIAMIFIIFIFAYLGFEHVIANFSSFSLAFFASGGTVPGMTIGAVLLNWVVALLGNYVGGALVIGLLYSWLNKDQTEYVD; from the coding sequence ATGGATACTCAAAATACGGGATTAATATACAACATTGAAAAAAGCATTCTGAAAAAACAAAGTTTATATGATAATAGTAAACTTCGCTATTTTGTACGTGCTATGTTAGCTTGTTTGTTTTTAACTTTAGGAACAGCTGTAGCCGTTATGATTGGCCAAGCAGGTGAAGAAATAGCACCCGGATTAGGTAAAATGCTTTATGCATTTATGTTTAGCTGGTCATTGGTGATGATTATTTATATGAATGCAGAACTGGGCACTTCAAATATGATGTACATGACAGTAGCTATACAAAGAAAACTAATAAAACCTAAAAAAGCTTTGTCAATATTATTCTATTGTCTCTTATTTAATTTAATCGGTGGAATTATTGCTAGTTTAGTTATATCTTTCACATATAAGTTTCATGCACTACCAAGTGATCATTATCTCTTTACAGCAGTAGCTGGAAAATTAGCTAAGACACCTCTTCAAATCTTTTCGGAAGGTATATTTGCTAATATTATTGTAAATACTGCTGTTTTCTGTACCATTCGCATGAAAGATGACGCTGGAAAAATTATTGCTATGATATTTATTATTTTTATTTTTGCTTACTTAGGCTTTGAACACGTTATTGCCAATTTTTCATCTTTTTCACTAGCCTTTTTTGCTTCAGGCGGAACAGTCCCTGGTATGACAATCGGTGCTGTCTTACTGAATTGGGTCGTAGCTTTGCTAGGCAATTATGTAGGTGGCGCATTAGTGATCGGTCTGCTTTACTCTTGGTTAAATAAAGATCAAACAGAATACGTTGATTAG
- a CDS encoding DUF4153 domain-containing protein — protein MKVIQNIQNKFQGFIQACKRYPLSVVFLVAIAGLNAYMIQQEADDYTRYLYSFFIGIFLSATAQHVYERFFEKTMQRILLMVGAIILTVLYFYTIGSSTDYDPETTIKTGIIFFALTFAFMWIPTINSKVTFNKSFLATFKSFFTTVLFSVVLYAGIGVILLAVDQLLFSLDYKVNLHCLNLVASLFAPIFFLSGTPLYLSKQDESTQSLEEQADKQEQIEQELMVPKVLELLLSYIVIPLTAIFTIILLVYLLQNITGEFWTNNLLEPMLVSYAITVIIVYFLVSTINTKSANFFRKIFPKVLVPIVLFQTVSSVLRIQETGLTLGRYYVILFGVFAFIAGIIFSVLPVRKNGWVAVVLIVFSLISILPPVDAFTVSRVSQTNLLKETLVKNNMLEGNKIIPNASIPDEDKIKISQTIDYLASMNYSKEIEWLAPYNQRLNYQFEEVVGFEPVYDESSFSPNQSYYATIDWKGSPLLSIEDYDKMIVFSQYDSPTLSAIDFEVENSTYDIISKNEDNTTNLSLINEQNDTLITIDLQETIDQVAASAQTKNVITLEEATVTTENEEAKMNIVFTSIDIYDNKYNSEFYLFIDIK, from the coding sequence ATGAAGGTGATACAAAATATACAGAATAAATTTCAAGGATTCATTCAAGCTTGTAAACGGTATCCACTAAGTGTTGTTTTTTTAGTTGCTATTGCTGGGTTAAATGCTTATATGATCCAACAGGAAGCAGACGATTACACAAGGTATCTTTACAGCTTTTTTATAGGCATTTTTTTAAGTGCAACAGCACAGCATGTATATGAACGTTTTTTTGAAAAAACTATGCAACGTATCTTATTAATGGTCGGAGCCATAATATTGACTGTTTTATACTTTTATACTATTGGTTCATCCACTGACTATGATCCGGAAACAACTATTAAGACTGGGATCATTTTCTTTGCTTTAACGTTTGCTTTTATGTGGATTCCTACTATAAACAGTAAAGTTACTTTTAATAAAAGTTTCTTAGCGACGTTTAAATCCTTTTTCACGACAGTATTATTTTCAGTAGTTCTGTACGCAGGGATTGGAGTTATTCTTTTAGCTGTTGACCAATTGTTATTTTCTTTAGATTATAAAGTGAATTTACACTGTCTAAATTTAGTTGCTTCACTATTTGCGCCAATTTTTTTCCTTTCGGGAACGCCGCTTTATCTAAGCAAACAAGACGAATCTACTCAGTCTTTGGAAGAGCAGGCTGATAAACAAGAACAGATCGAACAAGAGCTAATGGTTCCTAAAGTACTAGAACTTTTACTTTCCTATATTGTTATTCCATTGACAGCTATTTTTACCATAATATTGTTAGTTTATCTTTTACAAAATATCACAGGAGAGTTTTGGACAAACAATTTATTAGAACCTATGTTGGTTTCTTACGCTATTACGGTAATCATTGTGTACTTTTTAGTGAGTACTATAAATACAAAATCGGCTAATTTCTTCAGAAAAATTTTTCCGAAAGTATTGGTACCCATTGTTTTGTTTCAAACTGTTTCTTCTGTATTAAGAATTCAAGAAACGGGACTAACACTCGGTAGATATTACGTTATTTTATTCGGAGTATTTGCATTTATTGCTGGAATTATTTTCAGTGTTTTACCTGTTAGAAAGAATGGATGGGTAGCAGTGGTCTTAATAGTTTTTTCTTTGATCTCAATCCTTCCTCCAGTAGATGCTTTTACGGTTAGCCGTGTGTCTCAAACAAACTTATTAAAGGAAACACTTGTAAAGAATAATATGTTGGAAGGAAATAAAATCATACCGAATGCTTCTATTCCAGATGAAGATAAGATCAAAATCAGCCAAACAATTGATTATTTAGCTAGTATGAACTACAGCAAAGAAATTGAATGGCTAGCACCATATAATCAACGATTAAACTATCAGTTTGAAGAAGTTGTCGGTTTTGAACCGGTTTATGATGAGTCAAGTTTTTCACCTAATCAATCTTATTATGCAACGATAGATTGGAAAGGGAGTCCGCTACTTTCGATTGAGGATTATGACAAAATGATCGTATTTTCTCAATATGATTCACCGACTCTCTCAGCAATAGATTTTGAAGTTGAAAATTCAACATATGATATAATCTCCAAAAATGAAGATAATACAACCAACCTTTCATTGATAAATGAACAGAATGATACTCTTATCACTATTGATCTTCAAGAGACGATTGATCAAGTTGCAGCAAGTGCACAAACTAAAAATGTGATTACTTTAGAAGAAGCAACCGTTACTACAGAAAATGAAGAAGCTAAGATGAATATTGTGTTTACCTCTATTGACATTTACGATAATAAATACAATAGTGAGTTTTATCTATTTATTGATATTAAATAA
- a CDS encoding carbohydrate ABC transporter permease has protein sequence MRSKALSFLKYTFLILCSFVSIFPFYWMIAGATNTSNQIAEGKLSLGSNLLKNLSDLLEGYNIPLIMWNSLKVSLVTVVLSLIVTSMAAFGFEKFTTRKSEIIYSILLLFMMIPFATLVIPLFKMMAGLDLINQHLAIILPSVSNIFLVFFFRQSFKSFPDDIIDSGRVEGAGNYKIFFKLVFPMMKSAYAAAAIYSFMNAWNSYLLPLIILQTEDKYTMTLLISGLSSASYVANYGVQMVAITIATMPTLVLFLIMQKSFVAGMTCSLKA, from the coding sequence ATGAGATCAAAAGCACTTAGCTTTTTGAAATATACTTTTTTGATTCTATGCTCTTTTGTTTCCATCTTTCCTTTTTATTGGATGATTGCAGGAGCAACGAATACATCTAATCAAATAGCGGAAGGGAAACTATCACTTGGATCTAATTTATTGAAAAATCTCAGTGATTTACTTGAAGGGTATAATATTCCACTCATTATGTGGAATTCTTTAAAAGTATCTCTGGTTACTGTGGTGCTAAGTTTAATCGTTACCTCAATGGCTGCCTTCGGATTTGAAAAGTTTACGACTCGTAAAAGTGAGATTATTTATTCTATTCTCTTATTATTTATGATGATTCCATTTGCTACGCTTGTTATCCCTCTGTTTAAAATGATGGCTGGTTTAGATTTGATTAATCAACATTTAGCTATCATTTTACCGTCTGTATCGAATATTTTTCTTGTCTTTTTCTTTAGGCAAAGCTTTAAGTCCTTTCCAGATGATATCATTGATTCAGGTAGGGTCGAAGGAGCAGGCAACTACAAAATTTTCTTTAAATTAGTTTTCCCAATGATGAAATCAGCTTATGCAGCTGCTGCTATCTACTCTTTTATGAATGCATGGAACAGTTATTTGTTGCCTTTGATCATACTGCAAACTGAAGATAAATATACGATGACACTACTTATTTCCGGTTTATCCTCCGCTTCTTATGTAGCAAATTATGGTGTACAAATGGTGGCAATAACGATTGCTACCATGCCAACACTTGTTCTATTCTTAATTATGCAAAAGAGTTTCGTAGCAGGAATGACATGTTCCTTAAAAGCTTAA
- a CDS encoding carbohydrate ABC transporter permease produces the protein MKLKHTSKKSDLWKFISFAVIFSSIFLLYPIFYSIYISFHNMRGLNSVFTGFGNYLRMFQDDVFRKALMNNFTYLIFQVPIMLILGLLLAFLLNSPNLKGKTFFRLAIFLPCVTSLVSYAVLFKMMFQVSGVVNDFLLTIGLVQSPIDWLNSPFWAKVTIIIALCWRWPGYNMVFYLAGLQNISTDTLEAAEIDGANAFQKFFRVIIPQLKPVIVFTTITSTIGTIQLFDEVVNLTGGGPSNETLTAAQLIYNHSFVYTSNFGYSATLSWALVAIVAVLSIIQLAITNKK, from the coding sequence ATGAAATTAAAACATACATCAAAAAAATCGGATCTTTGGAAATTTATATCGTTTGCTGTTATCTTCAGCTCAATATTTTTGCTTTATCCGATCTTTTACTCCATCTATATATCCTTTCATAATATGAGAGGTTTAAACTCAGTTTTTACTGGATTTGGTAACTATCTTCGTATGTTCCAAGATGATGTTTTTAGAAAAGCACTCATGAACAATTTTACTTATTTGATTTTTCAAGTTCCTATCATGTTGATATTGGGACTGCTGTTAGCTTTCTTACTGAATTCGCCTAATTTAAAAGGCAAAACCTTTTTTAGACTAGCTATTTTTTTACCTTGTGTTACCTCATTAGTATCTTATGCCGTTTTATTTAAAATGATGTTTCAAGTTAGCGGCGTAGTTAATGATTTCTTGCTTACTATTGGATTGGTTCAATCTCCAATTGATTGGTTGAATAGCCCATTCTGGGCAAAAGTTACGATTATTATTGCTTTATGTTGGCGATGGCCGGGATACAATATGGTCTTTTACCTTGCAGGGCTTCAAAATATATCCACAGATACTTTAGAAGCAGCTGAAATAGATGGAGCTAATGCCTTTCAAAAATTTTTCCGTGTGATTATTCCACAGCTTAAACCCGTTATCGTATTTACAACAATCACTTCAACAATTGGTACCATACAATTATTCGATGAAGTGGTTAATCTTACAGGTGGCGGCCCATCTAACGAGACTCTTACAGCAGCACAACTTATCTATAATCATTCTTTTGTGTACACTTCTAATTTTGGTTACTCAGCGACTTTATCTTGGGCTTTAGTAGCCATCGTTGCGGTATTATCCATTATTCAACTCGCTATTACCAATAAAAAATAA
- a CDS encoding ABC transporter substrate-binding protein produces MKESFSELSEEIDFAQFAPYKVEAVTHNEGIYAVPFDSGSAGLYYRTDYLAEAGYTEEDMQNLTWSKFVDIGKDVKEKTGKWFVAFIPNRGTHYIQMAMQSAGVWYFDEDGEIFLKDNPVVREMAEILKEIEKNDLTKPVDYFAPEGIGAVTSGEIAAVNSAVWYSATINSAEDQAGKWAYTNLPLLETVENATPYSNLGGSSWFVLEDSPNKDLAIEFLKTEFAGNDEFYQDILVENGAVGTYIPSQTGEAYQYKDPYFNDAQIYKDFSSWAEEIPGVDYGVNTSVAYEALRSVLQDYFDDKLTLDEILEQAEEYYTMQIGE; encoded by the coding sequence ATGAAGGAAAGTTTTTCCGAATTATCTGAAGAGATTGATTTTGCTCAATTTGCTCCTTATAAAGTTGAAGCCGTAACCCATAATGAGGGTATTTATGCTGTTCCTTTTGATTCAGGCTCTGCTGGTCTTTATTATCGTACAGATTATTTAGCTGAAGCGGGCTACACTGAAGAGGATATGCAAAATTTAACTTGGTCTAAATTTGTTGACATTGGGAAAGATGTTAAAGAAAAAACAGGAAAATGGTTTGTAGCTTTTATTCCTAATAGAGGAACACATTACATTCAAATGGCTATGCAATCTGCTGGTGTCTGGTACTTTGATGAAGATGGAGAAATCTTCTTAAAAGATAATCCAGTTGTACGAGAAATGGCCGAAATCCTAAAAGAAATTGAAAAAAATGATTTAACTAAACCAGTTGATTACTTCGCTCCGGAAGGAATTGGAGCTGTAACAAGCGGGGAAATAGCTGCGGTCAATTCAGCTGTCTGGTACTCTGCTACGATAAATTCAGCTGAAGATCAAGCTGGTAAATGGGCTTATACAAACCTTCCACTATTGGAAACAGTGGAAAATGCGACTCCTTATTCTAATTTAGGCGGATCAAGCTGGTTTGTTTTAGAGGATTCTCCGAACAAAGATCTGGCAATAGAATTCCTCAAAACTGAATTTGCAGGAAATGATGAATTTTATCAAGATATTCTAGTAGAAAATGGTGCTGTAGGAACCTATATTCCATCTCAAACAGGCGAAGCTTATCAATACAAAGATCCCTACTTCAATGACGCACAGATCTATAAAGACTTTTCAAGCTGGGCCGAAGAAATTCCTGGGGTAGATTATGGAGTAAATACCAGTGTTGCTTATGAAGCTTTGAGATCTGTTTTACAAGATTACTTTGATGACAAACTTACTTTAGATGAAATACTTGAACAAGCTGAAGAATACTACACTATGCAAATAGGAGAATAA
- the rpoN gene encoding RNA polymerase factor sigma-54 → MNFEQNFTQLQKQQQQLTMTPQLQQSIQMLQYNRKDLVDFLKQKSLENPFISISVKSTTKSQGTSTQKYNSNQSHLNQTTTGSIWDTLATSSTTSLYAALLEQIHLSFRDTALRDLVIWLAQYIDNNGYLTLSLDEAIKLTQAEPFQLLDALTLLQQLEPAGVGARNLQECLMLQTERNNQAPNLAYLILEEEFEAFANRKWEHIAKRYAISLSDVQEVSDFVKTLTPHPGAIFSSTPTQYIRPDLSVKIDDEGQIVVRSVKSGLPVIVFQKEYYEELTAIKDKEVSTFIHDKQSEYEWLKKSLMHREESILRIGIAIVNAQKEFFLSEDHPIQSLTLKKIADELDIHESTVSRAVNGKYLTTEFGIFELKHFFTNALVTSSEEGEGSISSNQIKKKIQLIIQNEDTKKPLSDQKLVDLLKKGGIEISRRTVTKYREALFIPSSPKRKRFD, encoded by the coding sequence TTGAATTTCGAACAAAATTTTACTCAATTACAAAAGCAGCAACAGCAATTGACCATGACTCCTCAGTTACAACAGTCGATTCAAATGCTGCAATACAATCGTAAAGACCTAGTTGATTTTTTAAAACAGAAATCCTTAGAGAACCCTTTTATCTCTATTTCTGTAAAATCAACAACAAAATCACAAGGAACGTCAACTCAAAAATACAATAGTAATCAGTCACACTTAAACCAAACTACTACTGGTTCCATATGGGACACATTAGCGACCTCATCTACTACTTCTCTTTACGCTGCTCTATTAGAGCAAATCCATTTATCCTTTAGAGATACAGCTTTACGTGACTTAGTTATTTGGTTGGCTCAATATATTGATAATAACGGTTACTTAACTCTTTCACTAGATGAGGCTATTAAGCTAACCCAAGCAGAACCGTTTCAGTTATTAGATGCCTTGACCCTTTTACAGCAATTAGAACCAGCAGGTGTCGGTGCCAGAAATTTGCAAGAATGCTTAATGCTTCAAACCGAACGAAACAATCAAGCCCCTAATCTAGCTTATCTGATTTTGGAAGAAGAATTTGAGGCTTTTGCAAACCGCAAGTGGGAGCACATCGCAAAGCGTTATGCTATCTCATTAAGTGATGTTCAAGAAGTTTCAGATTTCGTCAAGACTCTTACGCCACACCCTGGAGCTATCTTTTCGAGTACTCCTACTCAATACATTCGACCAGATCTATCGGTTAAAATAGATGATGAAGGTCAAATAGTAGTACGGTCTGTTAAATCCGGTCTTCCAGTTATCGTGTTTCAAAAAGAATACTATGAGGAGCTAACTGCAATTAAAGATAAGGAAGTTTCAACATTTATTCATGACAAGCAATCCGAATATGAATGGCTAAAAAAAAGTTTGATGCATCGAGAAGAATCTATTCTTAGAATAGGCATTGCTATTGTCAATGCTCAAAAGGAATTCTTTTTATCCGAAGATCATCCGATCCAATCGTTGACTCTTAAGAAGATTGCTGATGAACTGGATATCCATGAATCTACAGTAAGTCGTGCTGTTAACGGAAAATACCTTACGACTGAATTTGGTATATTTGAATTGAAGCACTTCTTTACAAATGCTTTAGTCACTTCATCTGAAGAAGGAGAAGGATCAATTTCTTCTAACCAAATAAAGAAAAAAATACAGTTAATTATTCAAAATGAAGATACTAAAAAACCTTTATCAGATCAAAAACTTGTGGATCTCTTAAAAAAAGGCGGTATCGAAATATCTAGAAGAACTGTTACAAAATATCGAGAAGCTCTTTTTATTCCCAGCTCTCCTAAACGCAAACGTTTCGACTAA
- a CDS encoding LURP-one-related/scramblase family protein, producing MKLYIKEKRFSLRDQLLVQDEQKEVLYTVKSERIAIGNKVHIYNQSKEKVLSIEEKKIGFSPKYMIYQQDEKVGAVKKETNLIASDYVIEKIDWKIKGNVEKEDYEIKKGFSKIASFKKKRFSYGDSYVLDIEEKKDAQMVLAIIIAVWCLQLDEKNDG from the coding sequence ATGAAGCTTTATATTAAAGAAAAAAGATTTTCATTACGAGACCAATTACTTGTACAAGATGAACAGAAAGAAGTCCTTTATACCGTTAAGAGTGAACGAATAGCGATTGGAAATAAAGTGCACATTTATAATCAGTCTAAAGAAAAAGTCCTATCCATTGAAGAGAAAAAAATAGGCTTTTCACCTAAATATATGATTTACCAACAAGACGAAAAAGTTGGTGCAGTAAAAAAAGAAACTAATTTAATTGCTTCTGATTACGTTATTGAGAAAATTGATTGGAAGATTAAAGGAAATGTCGAAAAAGAAGATTATGAAATAAAAAAAGGATTTAGCAAAATAGCTTCTTTTAAAAAGAAAAGATTTTCTTATGGAGACTCTTATGTTTTAGATATTGAAGAAAAAAAGGATGCCCAAATGGTACTAGCAATCATTATTGCTGTTTGGTGTTTGCAACTAGATGAAAAAAACGATGGATAA
- a CDS encoding YsnF/AvaK domain-containing protein, which produces MNRYVVGSYTSPQEAIEAVRKLQEEGYRKEAITLVSSTESKNSISTTTNVEVSTDEAVTNQKTNAKRSDDRSAWEKIKGVFSTEDHDGKVSTNSDDDPLYSYQKDLANGNIIVMINEEKKGRNENESHEKGKTTTPLDPDPMFGAGPGITLESSSNPDEPTNASNSDYSDQKQRATDETIQLKEEQLDVTKQEVQTGEVQAKKRVIEETKTIEVPVRHEEIVIEQHNLDGTNDSNSIEKEKKIVIPVSEEQIEVTKRPTVKEEVSIHKQSVEDTKQVKGTVKKEELNVETEGHAHINEINDSNQ; this is translated from the coding sequence ATGAACAGATATGTTGTAGGAAGCTATACATCACCACAAGAAGCAATAGAAGCCGTTAGGAAATTACAAGAAGAAGGTTATCGAAAGGAAGCTATCACATTAGTGTCCAGTACGGAATCTAAAAATTCAATTTCCACTACTACAAATGTAGAAGTAAGTACAGATGAAGCTGTTACAAATCAAAAAACTAATGCAAAAAGAAGCGATGATCGTTCTGCTTGGGAAAAAATCAAAGGCGTTTTTTCTACAGAAGATCATGATGGAAAAGTTTCTACTAACTCTGATGATGATCCACTGTATTCTTACCAAAAGGACCTTGCAAATGGGAATATTATCGTTATGATAAATGAAGAAAAAAAAGGCCGTAATGAAAATGAGTCACACGAAAAAGGAAAGACTACTACTCCTTTGGATCCAGATCCTATGTTTGGAGCAGGTCCAGGAATAACCTTAGAATCTTCGTCAAATCCAGATGAACCTACAAATGCCTCGAATTCGGATTATTCAGATCAAAAACAACGGGCAACGGATGAAACTATCCAGTTAAAAGAAGAACAATTAGATGTAACGAAACAAGAAGTTCAAACGGGTGAGGTTCAAGCTAAAAAACGTGTGATAGAAGAAACAAAGACAATAGAAGTTCCAGTTCGTCATGAAGAAATCGTCATTGAACAGCATAATCTTGATGGGACAAACGATTCAAATAGTATAGAGAAAGAAAAAAAAATCGTTATACCTGTTTCTGAAGAACAAATTGAGGTAACGAAACGGCCAACAGTAAAAGAAGAAGTATCGATTCATAAACAAAGCGTAGAAGATACAAAGCAAGTTAAAGGAACAGTAAAAAAAGAAGAATTGAATGTGGAGACAGAGGGACATGCACATATAAATGAAATCAATGATTCTAATCAATAG
- a CDS encoding LapA family protein — protein sequence MKIMIIIAIILLVLVGIVAFLNMDMATLNLYFTSLELPLWLLFVGFLLIGMLIAALFAMSKGARNRQVIKNKNEELKNAETSRDDAVNRVKKESEAQLELQKKEAEIQSLNTRLAGLENNQTAQQNETATNTQQADPISDTSTAKEIHVEEYHIDDTTTPKK from the coding sequence ATGAAAATTATGATAATAATAGCGATTATATTATTGGTATTGGTAGGGATAGTAGCATTTTTAAATATGGATATGGCTACTTTAAATCTTTATTTCACTTCATTAGAACTCCCTTTATGGTTGCTTTTCGTTGGCTTCTTATTAATTGGAATGCTGATAGCTGCATTGTTTGCAATGTCTAAAGGGGCACGTAATAGACAAGTGATCAAGAACAAGAATGAAGAATTAAAAAATGCTGAAACGTCTAGGGACGATGCAGTTAATAGAGTCAAAAAAGAATCAGAAGCACAACTCGAATTGCAAAAGAAAGAGGCTGAAATTCAAAGTCTTAATACTCGTTTAGCTGGTTTAGAAAACAATCAAACGGCTCAACAAAATGAAACAGCTACAAATACTCAACAAGCAGATCCTATCAGTGATACCTCTACTGCTAAAGAAATTCATGTAGAAGAGTACCATATTGATGACACAACTACTCCTAAGAAATAA
- a CDS encoding MFS transporter: MLSSFSKNIQTTLVTSFFSSLVYACTIPYLIIYLAGIFSKETIGVLVMINVVSSFLAGIIGGYLADNFQRKKILLIFQNLYGISLFIVALNFADILPQNFWLISGYLICGITYNLYYSAFDAVLLDSTVPNERKKVYQLQYWTFNLSMALGASIGGFLFKHYLVYLFLGAALLQFLMSAFLQRNLNYKNNVSSTKGKTIFHDLFTNYYIAAKDKRWVILILGIALYSAAEFSLQNYTGIRLSKEFKPITLFSVPIDGVRMLSILQVINTIMVVCFTFIVSRLTEKKNECTVVLIGLLIYVTGYGLMASANSIYFLIPLAIIATIGELASAPILNARQVSLIPEDKQASYLSFASLSFQGSQLLAALGLTLGGYLAAGLISGYIIILGIAGIYFVISSLYTNKEKSII; this comes from the coding sequence ATGCTATCATCTTTTTCAAAAAATATTCAAACAACGTTAGTCACTTCTTTTTTTAGTAGTTTAGTTTATGCTTGTACAATTCCTTACTTGATTATCTATTTAGCAGGCATATTCAGTAAGGAAACAATCGGAGTCTTAGTTATGATAAATGTAGTTTCCTCATTTTTGGCTGGAATCATTGGCGGCTACTTAGCAGATAACTTTCAGCGAAAAAAAATCTTATTGATCTTTCAAAACTTATATGGAATATCTTTATTTATTGTCGCTCTAAATTTTGCGGATATTCTGCCACAAAATTTTTGGTTGATTTCAGGTTATCTTATTTGTGGTATCACTTATAATTTGTATTATTCAGCTTTTGATGCGGTATTGCTTGACTCTACTGTTCCAAATGAACGTAAAAAAGTGTATCAGCTACAGTATTGGACATTCAATTTATCAATGGCCTTAGGCGCTTCAATTGGTGGATTCTTATTTAAACATTACTTAGTCTACTTATTTTTAGGAGCAGCTCTTTTACAATTCCTAATGTCTGCTTTTCTGCAAAGAAACCTTAATTATAAAAATAATGTTTCCAGCACAAAGGGAAAAACAATTTTTCATGATCTGTTTACCAATTATTATATTGCTGCTAAAGATAAACGGTGGGTTATTTTAATTTTAGGGATTGCTCTTTATAGCGCTGCAGAATTTTCATTACAAAACTATACTGGAATTCGTTTATCAAAAGAATTTAAGCCCATCACATTATTTTCTGTACCTATTGACGGTGTGAGGATGCTTAGTATTTTACAAGTGATCAACACTATTATGGTTGTTTGTTTTACATTTATTGTTTCAAGGTTAACAGAGAAGAAAAACGAATGCACTGTTGTACTCATTGGATTATTGATTTATGTGACCGGGTATGGCTTAATGGCTTCTGCCAATAGTATTTACTTCTTGATTCCATTAGCAATTATAGCAACCATTGGAGAATTGGCTTCTGCTCCTATTCTAAATGCCCGTCAAGTGAGTCTGATACCTGAAGACAAACAAGCTTCTTATTTAAGTTTTGCTTCTCTTTCTTTCCAAGGTTCTCAGCTTTTAGCTGCTTTAGGGTTAACATTAGGTGGTTATCTCGCTGCTGGATTAATTAGTGGTTACATTATTATTTTAGGTATAGCCGGTATTTATTTTGTTATTTCTAGCTTATACACTAATAAAGAAAAATCTATCATTTAA
- a CDS encoding aldo/keto reductase, which yields MMKENSFVFHNGVEIPNIGFGTWQIPNEEAYDAVTMALKNGYTHIDTALAYQNEENVGKAIKDFDLPREEIFITSKLPAQIKGYDETLEAFNTTITNLGVDYLDLYLIHAPWPWDEKGADYTEENIQSWKAMEKLYNDGKIRTIGVSNFSVSDIQALIDACDIVPMANQIPFYVGHDQEDLLAFCKEHNIVVEAYSPLATGQTLNSPKIKEMAEKYGVTPAQLCIRYCLERETLPLPKSTHEERIVENSQLDFTISPEDVKKLDAVEDVRK from the coding sequence ATGATGAAAGAAAATTCTTTTGTATTTCACAATGGTGTTGAGATCCCAAATATCGGTTTTGGTACTTGGCAAATCCCAAATGAGGAAGCTTACGATGCCGTAACAATGGCTCTTAAAAATGGCTATACTCATATTGATACAGCATTAGCTTACCAAAATGAAGAAAATGTTGGAAAAGCTATCAAAGACTTTGATTTACCACGTGAAGAAATCTTTATCACTAGTAAATTACCCGCTCAAATTAAAGGTTACGATGAAACTTTAGAGGCTTTTAATACCACTATTACAAACTTAGGTGTGGATTACTTAGACCTTTATCTTATTCATGCTCCATGGCCTTGGGATGAAAAAGGTGCTGACTACACTGAAGAAAATATTCAATCTTGGAAAGCAATGGAAAAATTATACAATGATGGAAAGATTCGCACTATCGGAGTTTCTAATTTTTCTGTGTCAGATATTCAAGCTCTTATCGATGCTTGTGACATCGTACCGATGGCTAATCAAATTCCGTTCTACGTTGGACATGATCAAGAGGACCTTCTTGCTTTTTGTAAAGAACACAACATTGTAGTAGAAGCTTATTCACCGCTAGCAACTGGTCAAACATTGAACAGCCCAAAAATTAAAGAAATGGCAGAAAAATATGGTGTGACTCCTGCACAATTATGTATCCGTTATTGTTTAGAGCGTGAAACATTGCCACTTCCTAAATCAACACATGAAGAACGAATCGTTGAAAATAGTCAATTAGATTTCACTATTTCTCCAGAAGACGTGAAAAAATTGGACGCTGTTGAAGATGTCCGTAAATAA